A region from the uncultured Draconibacterium sp. genome encodes:
- a CDS encoding sialidase family protein, protein MNKKIAYLLLIFVAILFSQCCQQNDYKSGILVDEFIYTEAPYPSCHASTIAETPEGMVAAWFGGTHERHPDVGIWVSHLKDGKWTPSVEVVNGVENATLRYPTWNPVLFQVPNGELLLFYKVGPSPSTWWGMMLRSTDNGHTWSEPETLPEGILGPIKNKPVLLDDGTLICPTSVEGGPGWRVYFESTKDFGKTWEKTEVINNPKVHQIIQPSILKHNDGRLQILCRSRNSVLVSAWSDDNGKTWGLTQPSGLPNNNSGTDAVTLKDGRQLVVYNHVKTPIGASKGHRTPLNVAVSEDGKNWEAALVLEDSEISQYSYPAVIQSSDGLVHVVYTWRRERIKHVVIDPAKLKTTPIEFELWPEF, encoded by the coding sequence ATGAACAAAAAGATAGCCTATCTTCTACTAATATTTGTAGCAATACTATTTTCCCAGTGCTGCCAGCAAAACGACTATAAAAGCGGAATTCTGGTAGATGAATTTATCTACACCGAAGCTCCGTATCCGTCGTGCCATGCATCAACCATTGCCGAAACACCCGAGGGGATGGTTGCAGCCTGGTTTGGAGGAACACACGAACGCCATCCCGATGTTGGCATTTGGGTAAGCCATCTAAAAGACGGAAAATGGACCCCATCGGTAGAAGTGGTTAACGGTGTTGAAAATGCCACCTTACGGTATCCGACATGGAACCCGGTTTTGTTTCAGGTGCCGAATGGCGAATTGCTCTTATTCTACAAGGTTGGCCCAAGCCCCTCAACCTGGTGGGGAATGATGTTGCGCTCCACCGACAATGGACATACATGGTCGGAGCCGGAAACCTTACCAGAAGGAATCTTGGGGCCCATTAAAAATAAGCCCGTTTTATTAGACGATGGAACACTTATTTGCCCAACCAGTGTGGAAGGTGGACCCGGCTGGCGTGTTTATTTCGAAAGCACAAAAGACTTTGGTAAGACCTGGGAAAAAACAGAGGTGATAAACAATCCGAAAGTTCATCAGATAATTCAACCAAGTATTTTGAAACACAATGACGGACGTTTACAGATTTTATGCCGCAGCCGCAACAGTGTTTTGGTTAGCGCCTGGTCGGATGATAATGGCAAAACATGGGGATTAACGCAACCATCAGGTTTGCCAAACAACAACTCTGGCACCGATGCAGTTACCCTAAAGGACGGCAGACAACTGGTGGTTTATAATCATGTAAAAACACCAATTGGTGCAAGTAAAGGTCATCGTACACCGCTAAATGTTGCTGTTTCGGAAGACGGTAAAAACTGGGAGGCAGCACTTGTCCTGGAAGATTCTGAAATCAGCCAGTATTCATATCCGGCAGTTATTCAATCGTCGGATGGTTTAGTGCATGTGGTTTACACCTGGCGCAGAGAGCGCATTAAACACGTGGTTATCGACCCCGCCAAATTAAAAACAACGCCTATTGAATTTGAACTATGGCCTGAATTTTAA
- a CDS encoding pectate lyase, producing MAIIHRIFTRVFILVALCSSLVVNAQDESVSSIKPERGQIPPHPPRLPEGVIPAFPGAWGGGMFTQGGRGGKVFAVTNLNDSGEGSLRAALEAEGARIVVFRVAGNIKIHDDININYPYITIAGQSAPGDGVCITGTININTHNVVMRHIRVRRGIPQGGQGDDNIGGSSPDHHIIIDHCSTSWGMDENISLYRRMRPSLDGTKRIKDPARNITIQWTISSEALDARGHAFGGTWGGNPSTFHHNLFACNTARNPSIGMSGPFDFRNNVIYNWRHRTMDGGDETSMINVINNYYKPGPATNDNMRAVFARIEERSMYSPGSTWAEGDWYPKEKNRPGKWYVAGNIMAGNKELNNNNWAGMRGPEQLARVNTPFEGWPVAPHETAEDAFQSVLKHAGATLPKRDAVDKRVTEMVFSGKPMTETGIIKDISEVGGYPEMTYDPEKVAVDSDGDGMPDDWESKYKLDPENPADGAMDSDGDIYTNVEEYLNGTNPQEKINYRNLGNNVDLISFSK from the coding sequence ATGGCAATTATTCATCGAATTTTTACACGTGTTTTTATCCTTGTTGCACTTTGTTCAAGCCTGGTTGTTAATGCACAGGATGAATCGGTTTCTTCCATTAAGCCTGAGCGGGGACAAATTCCCCCACATCCACCAAGATTGCCGGAGGGTGTTATTCCTGCATTCCCGGGTGCATGGGGTGGAGGTATGTTTACTCAAGGCGGACGCGGAGGGAAAGTGTTCGCTGTTACCAATTTGAACGATAGTGGCGAAGGTAGTCTTCGTGCTGCTCTTGAAGCCGAGGGAGCACGGATAGTGGTATTCCGGGTAGCAGGAAACATCAAAATACATGACGATATCAATATCAATTATCCCTACATTACTATTGCCGGCCAATCTGCACCGGGTGATGGAGTATGCATTACGGGAACAATTAATATCAATACGCACAATGTTGTTATGCGGCATATTCGTGTACGCCGGGGTATTCCTCAGGGCGGCCAAGGCGATGACAACATTGGAGGTAGTAGCCCCGATCATCATATCATCATTGATCATTGTTCGACAAGCTGGGGAATGGACGAAAATATTTCACTTTACCGGCGAATGAGGCCTTCGTTGGACGGAACCAAGAGAATAAAAGATCCGGCCAGAAATATTACTATCCAATGGACTATTTCCAGCGAAGCACTCGATGCACGTGGCCATGCCTTTGGAGGTACATGGGGAGGAAATCCATCGACTTTCCACCACAACCTTTTTGCCTGCAATACGGCACGTAATCCATCCATCGGAATGTCAGGCCCTTTTGATTTCCGTAACAATGTAATTTATAACTGGCGACACCGTACAATGGATGGCGGCGATGAAACGTCTATGATTAACGTCATTAATAATTATTACAAGCCAGGTCCGGCTACCAACGACAATATGCGTGCTGTTTTTGCACGTATCGAAGAGCGATCCATGTATTCACCCGGCAGTACCTGGGCAGAGGGTGACTGGTATCCAAAAGAAAAAAATCGTCCCGGGAAATGGTACGTGGCAGGCAACATCATGGCAGGCAATAAAGAATTAAATAACAACAATTGGGCTGGTATGCGTGGACCTGAGCAACTTGCCCGGGTAAATACTCCTTTCGAGGGTTGGCCTGTTGCACCACACGAAACAGCCGAAGATGCTTTTCAATCGGTACTGAAGCACGCAGGTGCTACCCTGCCCAAACGCGATGCCGTAGATAAACGTGTGACCGAAATGGTTTTTAGCGGCAAGCCTATGACGGAGACAGGTATCATCAAGGATATTTCAGAAGTTGGGGGGTATCCGGAGATGACATACGATCCTGAAAAAGTCGCTGTTGATAGTGATGGAGACGGTATGCCCGATGACTGGGAAAGTAAATACAAGCTTGATCCTGAGAATCCGGCAGATGGTGCCATGGATAGCGATGGTGATATTTATACCAATGTGGAAGAATACCTTAACGGTACCAATCCACAAGAAAAAATCAATTACCGTAACCTCGGCAATAATGTCGACCTAATCAGTTTCTCAAAATAA
- a CDS encoding sugar phosphate isomerase/epimerase family protein — MQVKRFLFIIGLCFISVLAIAQNADNNYQRPLSDVLKDIEQQYDVKLRISGDPIDGLVLDYANWRFRPDVNVTLKNVLAPFDLIHIPDGAPNKFKIQGYRYHQRSVEDAKATLESISEKYSNKTEWEKRRSELKACVKEAIRLKTLPASPGTKPILTDVRKMDGYTVQNIGLEVLPGFYVAGSIYRPTKIKGKIPVILCPNGHFNNGRYHEQIQTRCAGLARMGALAVSYDLFGWGESALQVGTESHRTSMANTMQALNSIRLLDYLLSFDYADGNRVGITGGSGGGSHTILMSAIDDRIDVSVPTVMMSAIHYGGCPCESGNPIHFCGGGTNNVELGGLFAPKPQLVISDGGDWTANVPELEFPFLKGIYDYYDGAVVENIHFADEGHDYGPSKRAAMYRFMAKHLGLDASKVFDKKGKLDESFVAIESEEQLKSFGTKGENLPGNALKSFDNLVKVLNKEVGIKAKSGEYKIAVCDWMILKRQKLGVFERAHQIGADGIELDMGGLGNRPTWDNKMLNPIERKIFLDKLKEYKLEFSSVAMSGFYAQPFYKREGLERLIDDCINTMNLIGVKTAFLPLGVEGDLNKFPERRGAIVERLQMAGKKAESAGVVIGIETSLDAAGEIALLEEIGSPAIKIYYNFQNPLEAGRDLHKELKLLGKDRICQIHCTDTDGVWLENNTRLDMHKVKETLDEMGYSGWLVIERSRDATRTKASDVVWNYGGNTKFLKSIFQE, encoded by the coding sequence ATGCAAGTAAAAAGATTTTTATTCATAATTGGTTTGTGTTTTATCAGTGTTCTGGCAATAGCCCAGAATGCTGATAATAACTACCAGCGCCCTTTATCTGATGTGTTGAAAGATATTGAGCAGCAGTACGATGTTAAATTGCGGATTTCGGGCGACCCAATCGACGGATTGGTATTGGATTATGCTAACTGGCGATTTCGTCCCGATGTAAATGTTACTCTTAAAAATGTTTTGGCACCTTTCGATTTAATTCATATTCCCGATGGTGCTCCCAATAAATTTAAGATTCAGGGCTACCGCTATCACCAACGTTCGGTGGAAGATGCCAAAGCCACACTTGAGTCCATTTCAGAAAAGTATTCAAATAAAACCGAATGGGAAAAACGTCGCAGCGAATTAAAAGCCTGTGTGAAAGAAGCCATTCGTTTAAAAACACTCCCTGCATCGCCCGGTACAAAACCGATTTTAACCGATGTTCGAAAAATGGATGGTTATACTGTTCAGAATATTGGTTTGGAGGTATTGCCCGGATTTTATGTGGCAGGTTCCATTTATCGGCCCACAAAAATTAAAGGGAAAATACCTGTAATTCTGTGCCCCAATGGGCATTTTAACAATGGGCGTTACCACGAACAAATTCAAACCCGGTGTGCTGGGCTTGCCCGCATGGGAGCGCTTGCTGTTAGTTACGATTTATTTGGTTGGGGCGAGTCGGCACTGCAGGTTGGAACGGAAAGTCATCGCACAAGTATGGCCAATACTATGCAGGCCTTAAACAGCATCCGATTGCTCGATTATTTGCTATCGTTTGATTATGCCGATGGAAATCGCGTTGGAATTACCGGTGGCTCGGGTGGTGGAAGTCATACCATTTTGATGTCGGCTATTGACGACCGAATTGATGTAAGTGTGCCAACGGTAATGATGTCGGCCATTCATTATGGTGGCTGCCCGTGCGAAAGTGGCAACCCCATTCATTTTTGTGGAGGCGGCACCAACAACGTGGAACTGGGAGGATTGTTTGCCCCCAAACCACAACTGGTAATTTCCGATGGTGGCGATTGGACAGCCAACGTGCCGGAACTTGAATTCCCATTCTTGAAAGGTATTTATGATTATTATGATGGGGCAGTTGTTGAAAACATCCATTTTGCCGATGAAGGGCACGATTATGGCCCATCAAAACGAGCGGCCATGTATCGTTTTATGGCTAAACATTTGGGGTTGGATGCATCAAAGGTATTCGATAAAAAAGGAAAGCTGGATGAATCATTTGTTGCCATTGAAAGTGAAGAACAATTGAAATCCTTTGGAACTAAAGGCGAAAATCTTCCCGGAAATGCCTTAAAAAGTTTTGATAATTTGGTAAAGGTGTTAAATAAGGAAGTAGGAATAAAAGCAAAATCGGGCGAGTATAAAATTGCCGTTTGCGACTGGATGATTTTAAAGCGCCAAAAACTGGGGGTTTTTGAACGTGCCCACCAAATAGGTGCTGATGGAATTGAACTGGATATGGGAGGTTTGGGAAACCGTCCTACCTGGGACAATAAAATGTTGAATCCGATTGAACGCAAAATATTTCTGGATAAATTGAAAGAATACAAGCTGGAATTCTCATCGGTAGCCATGTCGGGATTTTATGCCCAGCCATTTTATAAACGCGAGGGACTTGAGCGCTTAATCGACGATTGCATAAACACCATGAATCTGATTGGTGTAAAAACAGCTTTTCTACCGCTTGGTGTTGAGGGCGATTTAAATAAGTTTCCCGAACGCAGGGGAGCCATTGTTGAACGCTTGCAAATGGCTGGGAAAAAGGCCGAATCTGCAGGAGTGGTAATCGGTATTGAAACCTCGCTGGATGCTGCCGGAGAAATTGCTTTGTTGGAAGAAATAGGCTCACCGGCCATTAAAATCTATTACAATTTTCAGAATCCGCTGGAAGCTGGACGAGATTTGCACAAAGAGCTAAAGTTGCTGGGCAAAGACCGTATTTGTCAGATTCATTGTACCGATACCGATGGCGTTTGGTTGGAAAACAACACCCGTTTAGATATGCATAAAGTAAAAGAAACGCTTGACGAAATGGGCTATTCGGGGTGGCTGGTAATTGAGCGTTCGCGCGATGCTACCCGAACAAAGGCATCAGATGTGGTGTGGAACTATGGTGGCAATACAAAATTTTTAAAATCGATTTTTCAGGAATAG
- a CDS encoding glycosyl hydrolase family 65 protein produces the protein MKQVKLSVLLFFISLFVAMAQDTVHFVGAEKVNIDYHHGQLSPALGVHNIQVMRANRELPETADGLGWTYNHAANLAYWNNKFYYHYLNDSVGEHIPPGRTMLLTSEDGYNWTKPITLFPEYRIPNGTTKEGVDGVAKKLDAVMHQRMGFYVAKDGRLLTLAYYAICLNKKDSPNDGKGIGRAVREIYKDGTFGPIYFIRYNHGWNEENTDFPFYKSSKDKGFVAACDELLANPLQMQQWVEEADRDDPLIPIKKQYKAFSYYHLPNGNVMGLWKHALTACSTDEGKTWTVPLRAPGFVNANAKIWGQRTSDGKYVTVYNPSEFRWPLALSISNDGVEYDKLLLVNGEITTMRYGGNYKSYGPQYVRGIVEGNGVPADKNLWVAYSMNKEDMWISRVKVPVLDKETEQVDEVFSEMELGKELDRWNIFSPVWAPVKIEEQGGQRWLALRDKDEFDYAKATRLFPSTDKPNVEFTIKAGQNNSGILHVELQDEKNTPAIRLIFDKDGVIKYKSGYRVNRMREYEAGKEYTIRIEATATDRFYKVFLNGEQVLRRLMFAPVKQLDKIVFRTGEVRRFPNADTPTDQDFDVKQSGEPVEEAAFFIKSLKTEKDNGEAAVLKADDFKHYVDYFNGMEDENIVQAIPNAESWEWMKANVPLFECPQHNFEQMFYYRWWTLRKHIKETPVGYAMTEFLVERSYSDKYNLIACAIGHHTMESRWLHNSKYLEEYLHVWYRGNEGKPMERLRKFSSWTPAALLEKYNVDGNLNYLLDLLPDMEANYKRWEQERRLPNGLFWQEDVKDGMEEQISGGRRVKNARPTINSYMQANAVAIAKMAELQGDAKLQQLYLEKADTLKNLIQTKLWNSEMNFYETIREKTQDYAGVREAIGYIPWYFNIPGNEQTVAWEQITDEEGFLCPYGMTTAERRHPEFRTHGCCKCEWDGAIWPFATSQTLVGLANLLNNYNQDLMNDSIYFKHLELYVESQYHRGRPYIGEYQDEVTGYWLKGDQERSRYYNHSTFNDLIITGLCGLRPRGDNKLEVNPLIPEDKWDWFCLDKVKYHGKIVTIVWDKNGDKYQLGKGLTILVDGKVVGNSEKLGKIVCELTASKNAPGKTDKN, from the coding sequence ATGAAGCAAGTGAAGTTGAGTGTGTTATTATTTTTTATAAGCCTGTTTGTGGCGATGGCCCAGGATACCGTGCATTTTGTAGGGGCTGAAAAGGTCAACATCGATTATCACCACGGACAATTAAGTCCGGCACTGGGAGTGCATAATATACAGGTAATGCGCGCCAACCGGGAGCTGCCCGAAACGGCTGATGGTTTGGGCTGGACCTACAACCATGCAGCCAACCTGGCTTACTGGAATAACAAATTTTATTACCATTACCTGAACGACTCGGTGGGCGAACACATTCCTCCGGGAAGAACCATGTTACTTACCTCAGAAGACGGTTACAACTGGACAAAGCCGATAACGCTATTCCCGGAATACCGCATTCCGAACGGAACAACAAAAGAGGGTGTTGATGGAGTTGCCAAAAAGCTTGATGCGGTTATGCACCAACGAATGGGATTTTATGTGGCAAAAGATGGTCGTTTGTTGACTTTGGCTTATTATGCCATTTGCCTGAATAAAAAAGATAGCCCTAACGACGGGAAAGGAATTGGTCGTGCCGTGCGTGAGATATACAAAGACGGAACTTTTGGTCCCATTTATTTTATTCGCTACAACCACGGTTGGAACGAGGAGAATACCGATTTTCCATTCTACAAATCAAGTAAAGACAAAGGCTTTGTGGCCGCCTGCGATGAGTTGCTGGCCAACCCCTTACAAATGCAGCAATGGGTAGAAGAAGCCGACCGCGACGACCCGCTTATTCCCATAAAAAAACAATACAAAGCATTTAGCTACTACCATTTACCCAATGGAAATGTAATGGGTTTGTGGAAACATGCTTTAACCGCCTGCAGCACCGATGAAGGAAAAACCTGGACAGTACCATTGCGCGCACCTGGCTTTGTAAATGCCAATGCCAAAATATGGGGGCAGCGTACCAGCGATGGCAAATACGTTACGGTTTATAATCCATCGGAATTTCGCTGGCCACTGGCACTATCAATCAGTAACGATGGTGTGGAATACGATAAACTTTTGCTGGTGAACGGCGAAATTACTACAATGCGTTACGGGGGCAACTATAAATCGTACGGGCCGCAATACGTTCGCGGTATCGTTGAAGGAAACGGTGTTCCTGCAGACAAAAACCTTTGGGTAGCCTACAGCATGAACAAGGAAGACATGTGGATTTCGCGTGTAAAAGTTCCTGTTTTGGATAAAGAAACGGAGCAGGTTGACGAGGTCTTCTCTGAAATGGAATTGGGGAAAGAGCTCGACCGCTGGAATATTTTTAGTCCGGTTTGGGCACCTGTAAAAATTGAAGAACAGGGGGGACAGCGTTGGTTGGCTCTTCGCGATAAAGATGAGTTTGATTATGCTAAAGCAACACGTTTATTTCCATCAACAGATAAACCCAATGTGGAGTTTACCATAAAAGCAGGGCAGAACAACTCCGGTATTTTGCACGTAGAACTTCAGGATGAAAAAAACACCCCGGCAATCCGTTTAATTTTTGATAAGGATGGCGTAATAAAATACAAATCGGGCTACCGCGTAAACCGAATGCGCGAATACGAAGCCGGAAAAGAATATACAATCAGAATTGAAGCTACGGCCACCGACCGTTTTTACAAGGTTTTCTTAAATGGGGAGCAGGTGCTTCGTCGTTTGATGTTTGCTCCGGTGAAACAACTGGATAAGATTGTTTTTCGTACGGGAGAAGTACGTCGTTTTCCCAATGCCGATACGCCAACCGACCAGGATTTCGACGTGAAACAAAGTGGGGAACCGGTAGAAGAAGCAGCGTTTTTTATTAAAAGCCTGAAAACAGAAAAGGATAATGGGGAAGCAGCGGTTTTAAAAGCTGACGATTTTAAACATTATGTGGATTATTTTAATGGCATGGAGGATGAAAACATCGTTCAGGCCATTCCAAATGCCGAGTCGTGGGAATGGATGAAAGCCAATGTTCCCTTGTTTGAATGTCCGCAACATAACTTCGAGCAAATGTTTTACTATCGCTGGTGGACCTTACGCAAACATATTAAAGAAACGCCGGTTGGATATGCCATGACTGAATTTTTGGTAGAACGAAGTTATTCCGATAAATACAACCTAATTGCCTGCGCCATTGGGCATCACACCATGGAGTCGCGCTGGTTGCACAATTCAAAATATTTAGAAGAATACTTGCATGTTTGGTACCGTGGCAACGAGGGAAAACCAATGGAAAGGTTACGCAAATTTAGCAGTTGGACACCAGCAGCTCTGCTCGAAAAGTACAATGTTGATGGAAACCTTAACTATTTGCTCGATTTGTTACCAGACATGGAAGCAAATTATAAACGCTGGGAACAGGAACGTCGATTACCCAATGGACTTTTCTGGCAGGAGGATGTAAAAGACGGCATGGAGGAACAGATTAGCGGTGGCCGACGGGTTAAAAATGCCCGCCCAACCATTAACAGCTACATGCAGGCCAATGCAGTTGCCATTGCAAAAATGGCTGAATTGCAAGGCGACGCTAAACTTCAGCAACTTTACCTTGAAAAAGCCGATACTTTGAAAAATTTAATTCAGACAAAGCTCTGGAATTCCGAGATGAATTTTTACGAAACCATTCGTGAAAAAACGCAGGATTACGCCGGAGTAAGGGAAGCCATTGGCTATATCCCGTGGTATTTTAATATTCCCGGAAATGAGCAAACTGTGGCTTGGGAACAAATTACCGATGAAGAAGGTTTTCTTTGCCCTTACGGAATGACCACTGCCGAACGCCGACACCCCGAGTTTCGCACGCATGGATGCTGCAAATGTGAATGGGATGGTGCAATCTGGCCCTTTGCTACTTCGCAAACCTTGGTTGGTTTGGCCAATCTTTTAAACAACTACAATCAGGATTTAATGAACGATTCCATCTATTTCAAACATTTGGAATTGTATGTGGAATCGCAGTACCATCGCGGACGCCCATACATTGGCGAGTACCAGGATGAAGTTACCGGTTACTGGCTTAAAGGCGACCAGGAACGTAGCCGTTACTACAATCATTCAACTTTTAACGATTTAATTATTACCGGATTATGTGGTTTGCGTCCTCGTGGCGATAATAAACTGGAAGTAAATCCACTGATTCCTGAAGATAAATGGGACTGGTTTTGTTTGGACAAGGTGAAATATCATGGGAAGATAGTCACTATTGTTTGGGATAAAAACGGTGATAAATACCAATTGGGTAAAGGCCTTACCATTTTGGTTGATGGAAAAGTTGTTGGGAATTCAGAGAAGTTGGGGAAGATTGTTTGTGAGTTAACGGCAAGCAAGAATGCTCCCGGCAAAACTGATAAAAACTAA
- a CDS encoding glycoside hydrolase family 43 protein: MTNDIKEMMKYILILLTALIFFSCQKEKEVYIFSTFREPADKGLFLAYSYDGYTWNDLGGPWLAPKVGNQKVMRDPSVVKGPEGTFHMVWTSSWRGDLGFGYANSKDLVNWSEQEFVETMAFDTSTVNVWAPELFYDDEKEEYIIIWASTIPYKFEKGIEEERNNHRMYCTITKDFKTFSETKLFLDPGFSVIDCVIVKRAKDDYVLVLKDNTRPERNISVAFGKSPLGPWDNYSEPFTAQFTEGPTVLNLGEDWLIYYDSYREKIYSTQKTKDFKTFSNISSEVTFPDGHKHGTVFTAPESILNNLIELAKQKKQ, encoded by the coding sequence ATGACTAATGACATTAAAGAAATGATGAAATACATTCTGATACTATTAACAGCATTAATTTTCTTTTCTTGCCAAAAGGAGAAAGAGGTTTATATATTCAGCACATTCCGCGAACCGGCCGACAAAGGGCTTTTTCTGGCCTATAGTTATGACGGTTATACCTGGAACGACCTTGGCGGTCCCTGGCTGGCACCTAAGGTAGGTAATCAAAAGGTAATGCGCGACCCTTCGGTGGTTAAAGGCCCCGAAGGTACTTTCCACATGGTTTGGACATCATCGTGGCGCGGCGACTTAGGTTTTGGTTATGCCAACTCAAAAGACCTTGTAAACTGGTCGGAACAAGAGTTTGTCGAAACAATGGCTTTTGATACATCAACTGTAAATGTCTGGGCCCCCGAGTTGTTTTACGACGATGAAAAAGAGGAATACATCATTATTTGGGCCTCAACAATCCCATATAAATTCGAAAAGGGGATAGAGGAGGAGCGTAACAATCACCGCATGTATTGCACCATCACAAAAGATTTTAAAACTTTTTCTGAAACAAAGCTGTTTCTCGACCCCGGGTTTAGCGTAATCGATTGTGTGATTGTAAAACGTGCCAAAGATGATTATGTGTTGGTATTAAAAGACAATACCCGTCCGGAACGAAATATTAGTGTGGCTTTTGGGAAATCGCCACTGGGGCCGTGGGATAATTACTCGGAACCGTTTACGGCTCAATTTACCGAGGGACCAACAGTACTTAATTTGGGAGAAGATTGGTTAATCTATTACGATTCGTACCGTGAAAAAATTTATTCTACCCAAAAAACAAAAGATTTTAAAACATTTTCAAATATTTCATCAGAAGTTACTTTTCCTGATGGACACAAGCACGGAACCGTTTTTACGGCACCTGAAAGTATTTTGAATAATTTGATTGAATTGGCAAAACAGAAAAAGCAATAG
- a CDS encoding glycoside hydrolase family 140 protein — translation MRIGVLFLAIVLLFGCTQSQKKEVKEETGLPQLKVSENQRYLMDEDGNPFFWLGDTGWLLFSKLNRDEAEQYLDNRVDKGFNVIQVMVVHHLQVSNVYGDSALVMGDVSKPAVTEGSTFEDSAAYDFWDHVDYVINMAEKKGLYMALVPVWGTNVKAGGVSRQQADVYSKWLAERYGQKSNIIWLNGGDTKGSDSTATWNIMGQNYHELAPDHLCTFHPFGRMQSSLWFHDAEWLDFNMFQSGHRRYDQDDTEKAYGQDNYKYVRDDLAMTPLRPTIDGEPSYEGIPQGLHDPAEPFWNDADLRRYAYWSVFAGGFGFTYGNSAVMQMHRPIDETPAYGAHEYWTEAIDMPGAGQMIHLKNLMLSKPFFERVPDQSLIAAGQGEKYDYQVATRGNNYAMVYTYNGREMQIAMGKIAGDRVTASWFNPRNGEQTVIGEFGNNGTQSFDPPGEVEEGNDWVLILDSVE, via the coding sequence ATGAGAATTGGAGTCTTATTTTTAGCAATAGTATTACTTTTTGGATGTACGCAATCTCAAAAAAAGGAGGTGAAAGAAGAGACCGGATTACCTCAATTAAAAGTTTCGGAAAACCAACGATACCTGATGGATGAAGATGGAAATCCATTTTTTTGGTTGGGAGATACCGGATGGTTGTTGTTCTCAAAATTAAACCGTGACGAAGCGGAACAGTACCTGGATAACCGCGTGGATAAAGGTTTTAACGTCATTCAGGTAATGGTGGTACATCATTTACAGGTGAGTAATGTTTATGGCGATTCGGCTCTGGTGATGGGCGATGTTTCAAAACCCGCAGTTACCGAAGGAAGTACTTTTGAAGACTCAGCCGCTTATGATTTCTGGGACCACGTAGATTATGTTATTAACATGGCAGAAAAAAAAGGCCTGTATATGGCACTTGTTCCGGTTTGGGGAACAAATGTAAAAGCAGGAGGTGTTAGTCGCCAACAAGCTGATGTTTATTCAAAGTGGTTGGCTGAACGTTATGGACAGAAATCAAATATTATCTGGCTCAATGGTGGTGATACCAAAGGTTCCGATTCTACTGCTACCTGGAATATTATGGGGCAAAATTATCATGAACTGGCTCCCGACCATTTGTGTACTTTTCATCCTTTTGGTCGCATGCAATCATCGCTTTGGTTTCACGATGCCGAATGGCTGGATTTTAATATGTTTCAATCGGGGCACCGCCGTTACGACCAGGACGACACCGAAAAAGCTTACGGACAGGATAACTACAAATATGTACGCGATGATTTAGCCATGACACCACTTCGTCCGACGATTGATGGCGAACCATCTTACGAGGGAATTCCGCAAGGTTTGCACGACCCGGCTGAGCCATTCTGGAACGATGCCGATTTGCGCCGTTACGCTTACTGGTCGGTTTTTGCCGGTGGTTTTGGTTTTACTTACGGAAACAGTGCAGTAATGCAAATGCACCGGCCCATTGATGAAACACCTGCCTACGGAGCACACGAATACTGGACTGAAGCAATTGATATGCCGGGAGCCGGACAAATGATTCACCTTAAAAACCTGATGCTTTCAAAACCTTTTTTTGAACGTGTACCCGACCAATCGCTTATTGCTGCCGGACAAGGCGAAAAATACGACTATCAGGTGGCAACGCGCGGAAATAATTATGCCATGGTTTATACCTACAACGGACGTGAAATGCAGATTGCTATGGGGAAAATTGCCGGCGATAGGGTTACTGCTTCGTGGTTTAATCCACGTAACGGTGAACAAACCGTAATTGGTGAGTTTGGAAACAATGGAACGCAATCGTTCGACCCTCCCGGAGAAGTAGAAGAAGGGAATGATTGGGTTTTGATTTTGGATTCAGTAGAATAG